In Janthinobacterium rivuli, a single genomic region encodes these proteins:
- a CDS encoding MFS transporter: MSAVRSEAAAPAFWGGIFAMTLCVFTLIASEFMPVSLLTPMAADLRVSEGLAGYGIAISGAFAVLSSLSIATLAASMNRKTLLLLLTGLMCVSALVVGLATSYAMYMAGRALIGVVVGGFWSMSVAVAMRLVPSHSVPRALAIFNGGNALATVVAAPLGSYLGASIGWRGAFLCLAPVALLALAWQWCSLPSMPAAPRSARSGQVLRLLERRQVALGMLAVGAFFMGQFVLFTYVRPFLENVTRVGVPTLSMLLLAIGVAGFIGTALIGVALRRGLYRTLVAIPLLMAAIALALLAFGDELAPVFVLLGLWGLLATAAPTGWWSWLAQTLPDDAEAGGGLMVAVVQLCIGFGSTVGGILLDGYGFRATFTASAALLVLAALLAWRTARLR; the protein is encoded by the coding sequence ATGAGCGCGGTCCGCAGCGAGGCGGCGGCGCCCGCGTTCTGGGGCGGCATCTTTGCCATGACCCTGTGCGTGTTCACCCTGATCGCTTCCGAATTCATGCCGGTCAGCCTGCTCACGCCCATGGCGGCGGATTTGCGCGTCAGCGAAGGCCTGGCTGGCTATGGCATTGCCATCTCGGGCGCCTTCGCCGTGCTGTCCAGCCTGTCCATCGCTACCCTGGCGGCATCGATGAACCGCAAGACCTTGCTGCTGCTGTTGACGGGCCTGATGTGCGTGTCGGCGCTGGTGGTGGGGCTGGCCACCAGCTACGCGATGTACATGGCGGGGCGCGCGCTGATCGGCGTTGTGGTGGGGGGATTCTGGTCGATGTCGGTGGCCGTGGCGATGCGCCTCGTGCCCAGCCACAGCGTGCCCAGGGCGCTGGCCATCTTCAACGGCGGCAATGCGCTGGCGACTGTGGTGGCCGCGCCGCTGGGCAGCTATCTGGGCGCCAGCATCGGCTGGCGCGGCGCCTTCCTGTGCCTGGCGCCGGTGGCGCTGCTGGCGCTGGCCTGGCAGTGGTGCAGCCTGCCATCGATGCCGGCGGCGCCGCGTTCGGCCCGTTCCGGCCAGGTCTTGCGCCTGCTCGAACGCCGCCAGGTCGCCCTGGGCATGCTGGCCGTCGGCGCGTTCTTCATGGGGCAGTTCGTGCTGTTTACCTATGTGCGACCGTTCCTGGAAAACGTCACGCGCGTCGGCGTGCCCACCTTGTCGATGCTGCTGCTGGCGATCGGCGTGGCCGGCTTCATCGGCACGGCGCTGATCGGCGTCGCGCTGCGGCGTGGCCTGTACCGCACGCTGGTCGCCATCCCCTTGCTGATGGCCGCCATCGCGCTGGCCCTGCTGGCGTTCGGCGACGAGCTGGCGCCCGTCTTCGTGCTGCTGGGGCTATGGGGATTGCTGGCGACGGCCGCGCCCACGGGCTGGTGGTCGTGGCTGGCGCAGACCTTGCCTGATGACGCCGAAGCCGGTGGCGGCCTGATGGTGGCCGTCGTCCAGCTGTGCATCGGCTTCGGTTCCACCGTGGGCGGCATCCTGCTCGACGGCTACGGCTTTCGCGCTACCTTCACGGCCAGCGCCGCGCTGCTCGTGCTGGCGGCGCTGCTGGCCTGGCGCACGGCGCGGCTGAGGTGA
- a CDS encoding LysR family transcriptional regulator, with product MSQNKINDLQAFLAVARERSFTRAAARLGITASALSHTIRTLEERLGVRLLARTTRNVAPTDAGEKLMLAIAPLFEQIAAEVEALGALRDKPRGTIRVTCTDDHIELLLRPMLAGFLRDYPDISLELVVDYGFTNVVEQRFDAGIRLGEAISKDMIAVRIGPDWRLAVVGSPAYFARHGAPATPHALTEYACVNIRHRPAGAIYAWEFEKDGQAFAVKAEGQLVFNSIMHVLNAALDGIGLAYVPEPLLAPYLADGRLVEILADWCPTFQGYHLYYPNRRQATPAFSAFVEALRYRA from the coding sequence ATGAGCCAAAACAAAATCAACGATCTGCAAGCCTTCCTCGCCGTGGCGCGGGAGCGCAGCTTTACCAGGGCCGCCGCCAGGCTGGGCATCACCGCGTCCGCGCTCAGCCATACCATCCGCACCCTGGAAGAACGGCTGGGCGTGCGACTGCTGGCGCGCACCACGCGCAACGTGGCGCCCACCGATGCGGGCGAAAAGCTCATGCTGGCCATCGCGCCCCTGTTCGAGCAGATCGCCGCCGAGGTCGAGGCGCTGGGCGCGCTGCGCGACAAGCCCAGGGGCACCATCCGCGTCACCTGCACCGACGACCATATCGAATTGCTGCTGCGGCCCATGCTGGCCGGCTTCCTGCGCGACTATCCCGACATCAGCCTGGAACTGGTGGTCGACTACGGCTTTACGAATGTGGTCGAGCAGCGCTTCGACGCCGGCATCCGCCTGGGCGAAGCCATCAGCAAGGACATGATCGCCGTGCGCATCGGCCCAGACTGGCGCCTGGCCGTGGTAGGGTCGCCCGCCTATTTCGCGCGCCATGGTGCGCCCGCAACGCCGCATGCGCTGACGGAATACGCCTGCGTGAATATCCGCCACCGGCCCGCTGGCGCCATCTACGCGTGGGAATTCGAAAAGGATGGGCAAGCCTTTGCCGTCAAGGCAGAAGGCCAGCTGGTCTTCAACAGCATCATGCACGTGCTCAATGCGGCGCTCGACGGCATCGGCCTGGCCTACGTGCCCGAGCCGCTGCTGGCGCCCTACCTGGCCGATGGCCGCCTGGTCGAAATCCTCGCCGACTGGTGCCCCACCTTCCAGGGCTACCACCTGTACTACCCGAACCGGCGCCAGGCCACGCCCGCATTTTCAGCCTTCGTGGAGGCGCTGCGCTACCGCGCCTGA
- a CDS encoding alpha/beta hydrolase → MKTTRMKTTAGRREFVKAAGTGMAALGVLSVLGAPIFAAAAPALPAMPDGADNFYQSSKVKVQPVRFRNQYQMTVAGNLFLPTQLDPARRHAAIIVGHPMGAVKEQSANLYATKMAEQGFVALSLDLSFWGESEGRPRNAVSPDIYAEDFSAAVDFLGAQALVDSERIAAIGICGSGSFVISAAKIDPRIKAVATVSMYDMGSASRHGLRQSQTLAQRQAYIAAAARQRQVEFAGGATAYTSGTLPELSANAGPIEREFHDFYRTPRGAYLPAGQLPERATRPTLSSNVKFMNFYPFMDIETISPRPLLFITGDQAHSKEFSEDAYRRAAEPKELHYVAGAGHVDLYDRVPLIPWDKLTSFFQRALAA, encoded by the coding sequence ATGAAGACAACACGCATGAAAACGACCGCTGGCCGCCGCGAATTCGTCAAGGCCGCCGGCACGGGCATGGCGGCACTGGGCGTCCTGTCCGTCCTGGGCGCACCCATTTTCGCCGCCGCCGCGCCGGCCTTGCCGGCCATGCCCGATGGCGCCGACAATTTCTACCAGAGCAGCAAGGTGAAGGTGCAGCCGGTGCGCTTCCGGAACCAGTACCAGATGACGGTTGCCGGCAATCTGTTCCTGCCGACGCAGCTGGACCCCGCTCGCCGGCACGCCGCCATCATCGTTGGCCACCCGATGGGCGCCGTCAAGGAGCAAAGCGCGAACCTGTATGCGACCAAAATGGCCGAGCAGGGCTTCGTCGCCCTGTCGCTGGACCTGTCGTTCTGGGGCGAGAGCGAAGGGCGGCCGCGCAACGCCGTCTCGCCCGATATCTACGCCGAGGATTTCAGCGCGGCCGTCGATTTTCTCGGCGCACAAGCGCTTGTCGACAGCGAACGCATCGCCGCCATCGGCATTTGCGGCAGCGGCAGCTTTGTCATCAGCGCGGCCAAGATCGACCCGCGCATCAAGGCCGTCGCCACGGTGAGCATGTACGACATGGGCAGCGCCAGCCGCCACGGCTTGCGCCAGTCGCAAACGCTGGCGCAGCGCCAGGCTTATATCGCCGCGGCCGCGCGCCAGCGCCAGGTGGAGTTTGCCGGCGGCGCCACCGCGTACACGAGCGGCACCTTGCCCGAGTTGAGCGCCAACGCGGGCCCCATCGAACGCGAATTCCACGACTTTTACCGCACGCCGCGCGGCGCCTACCTCCCGGCCGGTCAGCTGCCCGAACGCGCCACCCGTCCCACCCTGAGCAGCAACGTCAAGTTCATGAATTTCTATCCCTTCATGGATATCGAGACGATCTCGCCCCGTCCGCTGCTGTTCATCACTGGCGACCAGGCGCACTCGAAGGAGTTCAGCGAGGATGCCTACCGGCGCGCCGCCGAGCCGAAGGAACTGCATTACGTTGCCGGCGCCGGCCACGTCGACCTGTATGACCGCGTGCCCCTGATCCCCTGGGACAAGCTGACGTCGTTCTTCCAGCGCGCCCTGGCGGCATGA